In one window of Buchnera aphidicola (Cavariella theobaldi) DNA:
- the dnaB gene encoding replicative DNA helicase, producing MAKNKLYINQINRLKIPPHSLEAEQSVLGGLMLDNEQWDIVSEHVVADDFFSKPHRLIFQEMQKLLDLGHPIDLITLSESLEQKGKLESVGRFSYLAELSKNTPSTANITAYADIVRERAIVREMISVANKIANAGYDTKGRKSEELLDYAESSVFKIAEKRFKKDSGPKNVEQILDQTVASIEKLFLSPHDGVTGINTGYHDLNKKTSGLQPSELIIIAARPSMGKTTFAMNLCENAAMIYDKPVLIFSLEMPGEQIMMRMLASLSRVNQTRIRTGKLNDEDWSRMSGTINVLLKKKNIYIDDSSALTPSEVRSRARRIYREHNGLTLIMVDYLQLMRVPSLSDNRTLEIAEISRMLKSLAKELQVPVIALSQLNRSLEQRSDKRPVNSDLRESGSLEQDADLIMFIYRDEIYHENSDFKGVAEIIIGKQRNGPIGTVCLTFNGHWSRFDNYSGSKYD from the coding sequence ATGGCTAAAAATAAATTATATATAAATCAAATTAACAGATTAAAAATTCCGCCTCATTCTTTAGAAGCTGAACAATCTGTTTTAGGTGGTTTAATGTTAGATAATGAACAATGGGATATTGTATCAGAGCATGTGGTTGCAGATGATTTTTTTAGCAAACCCCATCGTTTAATATTTCAAGAAATGCAAAAATTATTAGATCTTGGACATCCTATTGATTTAATTACACTTTCTGAATCTTTAGAACAAAAAGGCAAATTAGAAAGTGTAGGTCGATTTTCTTACTTGGCTGAATTATCAAAAAATACTCCCAGCACAGCAAATATTACAGCATATGCGGATATAGTAAGAGAACGTGCAATAGTAAGAGAAATGATATCAGTGGCTAATAAAATAGCAAATGCAGGATATGATACAAAAGGTCGAAAAAGTGAGGAACTTTTAGATTATGCTGAATCTAGTGTTTTTAAAATTGCAGAAAAAAGATTTAAAAAAGATTCTGGACCAAAAAATGTTGAACAAATACTTGATCAAACAGTGGCTAGTATTGAAAAATTATTTTTATCACCTCATGATGGGGTTACAGGAATTAATACAGGTTACCATGATTTAAATAAAAAAACATCAGGCTTACAACCATCTGAATTAATTATCATTGCTGCTAGACCTTCTATGGGAAAAACAACATTTGCTATGAATTTATGTGAAAATGCTGCGATGATTTATGACAAACCCGTCTTAATTTTTAGTTTAGAAATGCCTGGAGAACAGATAATGATGCGTATGCTTGCATCTTTATCAAGAGTTAATCAAACACGCATTCGCACAGGAAAACTCAATGATGAAGATTGGTCACGTATGTCAGGTACAATTAATGTATTATTAAAAAAGAAAAATATTTATATTGATGATTCTTCCGCTTTAACTCCTAGTGAAGTGCGTTCTCGAGCCCGTCGTATCTATCGCGAACATAATGGATTGACTTTAATTATGGTTGATTATTTACAATTAATGAGAGTACCATCTCTATCCGATAATCGTACGTTAGAAATTGCGGAAATTTCAAGAATGTTAAAATCACTAGCTAAAGAATTGCAAGTTCCTGTCATCGCATTATCACAATTGAATCGTTCTTTAGAGCAAAGATCAGATAAAAGACCAGTTAATTCAGATTTAAGAGAGTCAGGTTCACTAGAACAAGATGCTGATTTAATTATGTTTATATATCGTGATGAGATTTATCATGAAAATAGCGATTTTAAAGGAGTGGCTGAAATTATTATAGGAAAACAAAGAAATGGACCTATTGGTACAGTATGCTTAACATTTAATGGGCATTGGTCTCGATTTGATAATTATTCAGGTTCTAAATATGATTAA
- the dusA gene encoding tRNA dihydrouridine(20/20a) synthase DusA, whose product MNSINKFYNHEYTKKKVNTNYHRFSIAPMLNYTDKDCRYFYRQMTKKSLLYTEMITTNSILNKKIEKLIYNRPVENPISIQLAGRNPIDFAKCAQIASMMGYNEINLNIGCPSINMQKAGYGVCLMKEPHVVISCINAIDNTVNLPISIKIRTGVDDKISYFFLKDFINKISTNTNCKIFIIHARAAWLLGINTRQNRNLPKLQYHFVYQIKQDFPHLKIVINGGINSLKEAIMHLSHVDGVMLGRAIYKNPSILTTVDQKIFYCKNKNYDIIQSIKNMLPYIEKNILIKKFNKKIFKHMSGAFYNSPGSQIWKKKINALQKENNIKSEINKTLALISILYN is encoded by the coding sequence ATGAATTCTATAAATAAATTTTATAATCATGAATACACTAAAAAAAAAGTAAATACAAATTATCACCGTTTTTCTATTGCACCTATGTTGAATTATACAGATAAAGACTGTCGGTATTTTTATCGTCAAATGACAAAAAAATCTTTACTATATACTGAAATGATTACTACTAATTCTATTTTAAATAAAAAAATAGAAAAATTAATATATAATCGTCCTGTTGAAAACCCAATTTCCATACAGTTGGCCGGTAGAAATCCTATAGATTTTGCAAAATGCGCTCAAATTGCTAGCATGATGGGATATAATGAAATAAATTTAAATATTGGTTGTCCTTCTATAAATATGCAAAAAGCCGGCTATGGTGTATGTTTAATGAAAGAACCACATGTAGTTATAAGCTGTATCAATGCCATTGATAATACTGTTAACCTTCCTATTAGCATTAAAATTCGAACTGGTGTTGATGATAAAATCAGTTATTTTTTTCTTAAAGACTTTATTAACAAAATTTCTACAAATACTAATTGTAAAATTTTTATTATTCATGCTCGTGCAGCATGGTTATTAGGAATAAATACAAGACAAAATAGAAATTTACCCAAATTGCAATATCATTTTGTATATCAAATTAAACAGGATTTTCCACATTTAAAAATTGTTATCAATGGAGGAATCAATTCTCTAAAAGAAGCAATAATGCATTTATCCCATGTTGACGGAGTTATGCTTGGACGTGCAATTTACAAAAATCCCTCCATTTTAACAACTGTAGATCAAAAAATATTTTATTGTAAAAATAAAAATTACGATATTATTCAATCTATAAAAAATATGCTTCCTTATATTGAAAAAAATATACTTATAAAAAAGTTTAATAAAAAAATTTTTAAACATATGTCAGGCGCATTTTATAACTCACCAGGCTCACAGATATGGAAAAAAAAAATAAACGCACTACAAAAAGAAAATAACATAAAATCAGAAATCAATAAAACACTAGCATTAATATCTATTTTATACAATTAA